One Gossypium hirsutum isolate 1008001.06 chromosome A11, Gossypium_hirsutum_v2.1, whole genome shotgun sequence genomic window carries:
- the LOC107960097 gene encoding uncharacterized protein, protein MNVEIYSRRHETFRVTETIGRRPGIPPKSYGVDLRNRRCDCRRFQTLHYPCAHVVAACAKVNLNIEQFVDDVYILERMLRVWENEFPVLSDLFTWEVPPTTFELVPDRGLRRNPRGRLQSSRIRNEMDIREKSDGKRCGFCRLAGHNRSKCPQRNYHIGQSSRSGRN, encoded by the coding sequence atgaatgtagaaatatattcacgacgCCATGAAACATTTCGTGTTACAGAGACCATCGGTCGCCGACCCGGTATACCACCTAAgtcctatggagttgatctccGTAACAGACGGTGTGATTGCAGGAGgttccaaacacttcattatccatgtgcgcATGTTGTGGCAGCGTGTGCTAAGGTGAACCTTAATATTGAACAATTTGTCGATGATGTGTACATACTCGAGCGCATGTTACGTGTCTGGGAAAATGAGTTCCCCGTACTGTCTGATTTGTTTACGTGGGAGGTACCTCCGACGACTTTCGAACTTGTCCCAGACAGAGGGCTACGCAGGAATCCGAGAGGTCGTCTGCAATCATCCAGAATTCGTAATGagatggacattagggagaaatccgaTGGTAAGCGTTGTGGATTTTGCAGGTTAGCTggtcataatcggagtaaatgcccGCAGCGAAACTATCATATTGGACAATCGTCACGATCGGGTAGGAATTGA